One Streptomyces hundungensis DNA segment encodes these proteins:
- a CDS encoding DUF4157 domain-containing protein produces MHANDQAQTHEGMKSVRSAARTPGRGAVVPEGLAALHSSAGNAAVVQMLRQAGHAWAQDQHQHGAGCGHQQTEQASHPAVQRSAVHDVLRTTGRPLDDATRTDMESRLGADFSDVRIHNDSAAKASAAEVGARAYTSGSHVVIGDGGADKHTLAHELTHVIQQRRGPVAGTDNGSGLKVSDPSDRYEREAEANAHRVMAGAPSLQRSQSGGDRSGTQDVENAHSAPGTEIQRAKDTKSAKAAGKKTAQGSSRDQVDGPKQGDHLFNGLGDTVLKVIDDIAALDEGSPAALAAGGQSAAITALANLAQNAKVQRANHAFESAMAVKGGGSGRAGDTNSRSYGTFAGSMRTAVAELEYLYGWPDSPGAAVVLAVTTKQQLLDIIFDKDAHDRKEKENGVNKSAFKAWVTQTGNVMWELYVAYTDVLRAIHARSLEISNGQ; encoded by the coding sequence ATGCACGCCAACGACCAGGCCCAGACTCACGAGGGCATGAAGTCCGTCCGTTCCGCCGCCCGTACGCCGGGCAGGGGCGCCGTTGTACCCGAGGGGCTCGCCGCCCTGCACAGCAGCGCGGGCAACGCCGCCGTCGTCCAGATGCTTCGGCAGGCGGGCCACGCCTGGGCGCAGGACCAGCACCAGCACGGTGCCGGCTGCGGCCATCAGCAGACCGAACAGGCGTCACATCCTGCCGTGCAGCGTTCCGCCGTCCACGACGTCCTGCGCACCACCGGACGCCCCCTCGACGACGCGACCCGCACCGACATGGAAAGCCGGCTCGGAGCCGACTTCTCCGATGTCCGCATCCACAACGACTCCGCCGCCAAGGCCTCCGCCGCGGAAGTCGGGGCCCGCGCCTACACCAGCGGCAGCCATGTCGTCATCGGCGACGGCGGCGCCGACAAACACACCCTGGCGCACGAGCTCACCCATGTCATCCAACAGCGTCGGGGCCCCGTCGCGGGCACCGACAACGGTTCCGGGCTCAAGGTCTCCGACCCGTCCGACCGGTACGAGAGAGAAGCAGAGGCCAACGCGCATCGGGTGATGGCGGGAGCCCCCTCGCTCCAGCGGTCGCAGAGCGGCGGAGACCGGAGCGGCACACAGGACGTCGAGAACGCGCACTCGGCGCCCGGTACCGAAATACAGCGAGCGAAGGACACCAAAAGCGCGAAGGCCGCGGGAAAGAAGACTGCCCAAGGCAGTTCCAGGGACCAGGTCGACGGGCCGAAACAGGGAGATCATCTCTTCAACGGCCTGGGTGACACGGTTCTCAAGGTGATTGACGACATCGCAGCGCTTGACGAGGGGTCTCCCGCAGCCCTGGCGGCGGGAGGGCAGTCGGCCGCCATCACGGCGCTGGCCAATCTCGCCCAGAACGCCAAGGTGCAGCGGGCGAACCACGCGTTCGAGTCGGCCATGGCCGTGAAGGGCGGCGGCTCCGGGCGGGCGGGCGACACGAACTCCCGGAGCTACGGAACGTTCGCCGGCTCCATGAGGACCGCCGTCGCCGAACTCGAGTACCTCTATGGCTGGCCGGATTCACCGGGGGCCGCGGTGGTGCTCGCGGTGACGACCAAACAGCAACTCCTCGACATCATCTTCGACAAGGACGCTCACGACCGGAAGGAGAAGGAGAACGGAGTCAACAAGTCGGCCTTCAAGGCGTGGGTCACCCAGACGGGAAATGTCATGTGGGAGCTCTACGTCGCGTATACGGACGTGCTGCGAGCCATCCATGCGCGGTCTCTTGAGATATCGAACGGCCAGTGA
- a CDS encoding CASTOR/POLLUX-related putative ion channel, with translation MQYLASMWRRLQYRFDNLVSRSTSALIGWLLLICLAAVVPTSVLLVQTGRRPPATLTEQAVAVWVSVGQTLKIGGAVGPPLYVLASVLLALVALLFVSTLVSLITTGINRRIMRLRLGHSTVLEVGHTVVLGWSDQIFPVVSELVSANSNRPRAAIALLAPKDKVEMEDEISARITTTGTTTIVCRNGCTTDPAVLARVSPHTAKAVLVLAPGTDDGDAHVVKTLLALNAPALGAAAEQSAARPAIRKRDESREDADTDPKRHAAAGAGISEVGAGIGTAVVVAAVRDTRNRLTATLAAGPHGRVLAVDDIVARLLVQTARQPGLSLVYQELLDFAGDEFYAVPADALAGRTFGDALLAFLTSSVVGLLRADDEVVLNPDAETTITADDRIIVVTRDDDTAVLEDATPYVDADAFATAAPRAPRPERLLLLGWNRRAPLVVGQLASYASAGTTLDIVALEDGETMSVAHEVAAEQGPIEVRLHCADITDPVVLDALDVPSYDSVIVIADPGTVAAEHLDSGPVRPDVDDGTLVTLLHLRAIEERTGQEIALTTEMSDDRNRLLAPAREGADFIVSGRLISLLMCQISESPYLAVLFDELFTSEGSELYLRPATDYVRPGGEVTFATVVASARRRKECAVGYRLRAQSAQSPMYGVRLNPDKREPVRLTAEDWVIVVAED, from the coding sequence GTGCAGTACCTCGCGTCCATGTGGCGGCGGCTGCAATACCGGTTCGACAACCTGGTCTCACGCAGCACGTCCGCTCTCATCGGCTGGCTCCTGCTCATCTGCCTGGCCGCCGTCGTTCCCACGAGCGTGCTGCTCGTGCAGACGGGCCGTCGGCCACCCGCCACCCTGACCGAACAGGCGGTGGCGGTGTGGGTGAGCGTCGGGCAGACGTTGAAGATCGGTGGAGCGGTCGGCCCGCCTCTGTATGTGCTGGCCTCCGTGCTGCTGGCACTGGTGGCGCTGCTGTTCGTGTCGACGCTGGTCAGTCTGATCACCACCGGGATCAACCGGCGGATCATGCGGCTGCGTCTGGGGCACTCCACGGTGCTGGAGGTCGGGCACACCGTGGTGCTCGGCTGGTCCGACCAGATCTTCCCCGTCGTCTCCGAGCTGGTGTCGGCCAACTCCAACCGGCCGCGAGCCGCCATCGCCCTCCTCGCCCCCAAGGACAAGGTGGAGATGGAGGACGAGATCAGTGCCCGGATCACCACGACCGGCACCACGACCATCGTCTGCCGCAACGGCTGCACCACCGACCCCGCGGTCCTGGCGAGGGTCAGCCCGCACACCGCGAAGGCCGTTCTCGTACTGGCCCCCGGGACGGATGACGGTGACGCCCATGTCGTGAAGACGCTGCTGGCTCTCAACGCGCCCGCCCTGGGCGCCGCCGCGGAGCAGAGCGCCGCACGCCCCGCCATCCGCAAGCGGGACGAGTCCCGCGAAGACGCGGACACCGACCCGAAGCGCCATGCCGCCGCCGGGGCCGGTATTTCTGAAGTCGGCGCGGGGATCGGCACCGCCGTCGTGGTCGCGGCCGTCCGTGACACCCGGAACCGGCTGACCGCCACCCTGGCCGCCGGACCCCATGGACGCGTCCTGGCCGTCGACGACATCGTCGCGCGTCTCCTGGTGCAGACCGCGCGCCAGCCCGGTCTCTCGCTCGTGTACCAGGAGTTACTGGACTTCGCCGGCGACGAGTTCTACGCCGTGCCCGCCGACGCGCTCGCGGGCCGCACCTTCGGGGACGCCCTCCTCGCGTTCCTCACGTCCTCGGTGGTCGGCCTGCTGCGCGCCGATGACGAGGTCGTCCTCAACCCGGACGCCGAGACGACGATCACGGCCGACGACCGGATCATCGTGGTCACCCGCGACGACGACACGGCCGTACTGGAGGACGCCACGCCGTACGTCGACGCGGACGCCTTCGCCACCGCGGCCCCTCGCGCACCCCGCCCGGAGCGGCTGCTCCTGCTCGGCTGGAACCGTCGCGCTCCCCTCGTCGTCGGCCAGCTCGCCTCGTACGCGAGCGCCGGGACCACGCTGGACATCGTGGCCCTGGAGGACGGCGAGACCATGTCTGTCGCGCACGAGGTGGCGGCCGAACAGGGCCCGATCGAGGTGCGGTTGCACTGCGCGGACATCACGGACCCGGTCGTCCTCGACGCGCTGGACGTGCCGTCCTACGACAGCGTGATCGTCATCGCCGACCCGGGCACCGTGGCGGCCGAGCACCTCGACTCCGGCCCGGTCAGGCCGGATGTGGACGACGGGACGCTGGTCACGCTGCTGCATCTGCGGGCGATCGAGGAGAGGACGGGCCAGGAGATCGCGCTGACGACGGAGATGTCCGACGACCGCAACCGGCTGCTCGCACCGGCGCGGGAGGGTGCCGACTTCATCGTCAGCGGACGCCTCATCAGCCTCCTCATGTGCCAGATCTCGGAGAGCCCCTATCTGGCCGTCCTCTTCGACGAGTTGTTCACTTCGGAGGGAAGCGAGCTGTATCTGAGGCCCGCCACGGACTACGTCCGGCCGGGGGGCGAGGTCACGTTCGCCACGGTCGTCGCCTCGGCGCGACGCCGCAAGGAGTGCGCCGTCGGCTACCGTCTCCGCGCGCAGTCCGCGCAGAGCCCGATGTACGGGGTCCGGCTCAACCCCGACAAGCGTGAGCCGGTGCGGCTGACGGCGGAGGACTGGGTGATCGTGGTCGCCGAGGACTGA
- a CDS encoding dihydrofolate reductase family protein: protein MVQLLRVQNFNVSSDGIGAGEDQTLERPFGHVDPGSLFAWAGATASWPMRTDPGGSRGLDDYITRDYARNIGAEIMGRNKFGPQRGPWQDHEWCGWWGDEPPFRTPVFVMTHHKRPSFTLSDTTFHFVDGDPATVLEQAREAAQGKDVRLGGGATTIREFLDADLVDTLHVAVSPVKFGSGVRLWESPDELLDRFHLEVVPSPSGVKHHLFWRK, encoded by the coding sequence ATGGTTCAGCTGTTGAGAGTCCAGAACTTCAACGTTTCGAGCGACGGGATCGGTGCCGGCGAGGACCAGACCCTGGAGAGGCCGTTCGGTCATGTCGACCCCGGGAGCCTGTTCGCCTGGGCAGGCGCCACGGCGAGCTGGCCCATGCGCACCGACCCCGGGGGGAGCCGTGGCCTGGACGACTACATCACCCGGGACTACGCCCGCAACATCGGCGCCGAGATCATGGGCCGCAACAAGTTCGGCCCCCAGCGCGGGCCCTGGCAGGACCACGAGTGGTGCGGTTGGTGGGGGGACGAACCCCCGTTCCGGACCCCGGTGTTCGTCATGACCCACCACAAGCGTCCTTCGTTCACGCTCTCCGACACCACGTTCCACTTCGTGGACGGGGACCCGGCCACGGTTCTTGAACAGGCTCGGGAAGCGGCGCAGGGCAAGGACGTCCGGCTCGGCGGCGGAGCCACCACGATCCGGGAGTTCCTCGACGCCGATCTCGTCGACACCCTGCATGTGGCGGTCTCGCCGGTGAAGTTCGGGTCCGGGGTACGCCTCTGGGAGTCGCCGGACGAGTTGCTCGACCGGTTCCACCTGGAGGTCGTGCCCAGCCCCAGCGGGGTGAAGCACCACCTGTTCTGGCGGAAGTGA
- a CDS encoding sodium:calcium antiporter yields the protein MGSLSSPVLLALFVASAAVIWYAGIKLSDTTDVLSERLHLGSALGGLIMLAIATNLPEVAITASAAMSGQLDVAVGNILGGIALQTVVLVVLDAAGVRPRAPLTRLAASLVLVLEGVLVIVVLAVVVMGTQLPGDLSFARVDPASLSITALWIVGLLLLNRAGKGLPWHEGGDAPGAQPEPRGHSKGKKEKSASDKGIGTTRAALVFGAAAVATLVAGVVIERSGEEFFGRQGLSGILFGATVLAAATSLPEVSTGLTSTKLGDYQLAISDIFGGNAFLPVLFLLATLISGKPVLPTAHHTDIYLTALGIVLTAVYVAGLVFRPQRQFLRMGVDSLAVLVMYAAGIAGLATISG from the coding sequence ATGGGATCTCTGAGTTCGCCGGTGTTGTTGGCGCTGTTCGTGGCCAGCGCGGCAGTGATTTGGTACGCGGGCATCAAGCTGTCCGACACGACGGACGTCCTGTCCGAACGGCTGCACCTGGGCAGCGCCCTGGGCGGCCTGATCATGCTGGCCATCGCGACGAACCTGCCCGAGGTCGCCATCACGGCGAGCGCCGCCATGAGCGGGCAGCTCGATGTGGCGGTGGGCAACATCCTGGGCGGCATCGCGCTCCAGACCGTGGTGCTGGTGGTGTTGGACGCCGCCGGGGTGCGCCCGAGGGCCCCGCTGACGCGGCTCGCGGCGAGTCTCGTACTGGTCCTGGAGGGCGTGCTGGTGATCGTCGTGCTGGCGGTCGTCGTCATGGGCACCCAACTGCCCGGCGACCTGTCGTTCGCCCGCGTCGACCCCGCGTCCTTGTCCATCACCGCGCTGTGGATCGTCGGCCTGCTGCTGCTCAACCGGGCGGGCAAGGGCCTGCCCTGGCACGAGGGCGGCGACGCGCCCGGCGCGCAGCCGGAACCGCGGGGCCATTCCAAGGGCAAGAAGGAGAAGTCCGCCTCCGACAAGGGAATCGGCACCACCCGAGCCGCGCTCGTCTTCGGAGCGGCTGCCGTGGCGACCCTGGTGGCCGGTGTGGTCATCGAGCGCAGCGGCGAGGAGTTCTTCGGCCGCCAGGGCCTCTCCGGCATCCTCTTCGGCGCCACCGTGCTGGCCGCGGCGACCTCCCTGCCCGAGGTCAGCACCGGCCTGACCTCCACGAAGCTGGGTGACTACCAGCTCGCCATCAGCGACATCTTCGGCGGCAACGCGTTCCTGCCGGTGCTGTTCCTGCTGGCCACGCTCATCTCCGGCAAGCCGGTCCTGCCCACCGCCCACCACACCGACATCTATCTGACCGCCCTCGGCATCGTCCTGACCGCCGTCTATGTGGCGGGCCTGGTCTTCCGGCCGCAGCGCCAGTTCCTCCGCATGGGCGTCGACAGCCTTGCCGTACTGGTCATGTACGCAGCCGGAATCGCCGGGCTCGCCACGATCAGCGGCTGA
- a CDS encoding LysE family translocator has product MIDVHQLLAFCAMSVLLSAIPGPSVLFVIGRALAHGRRTALASVLGNALGGCVLVAAVALGVGSIVERSVLVFQAIKLLGAAYLVVLGARALWASWRGRSEAADVAAPHSDGRRSVWAGFTVGVTNPKSVVFLTAVLPQFVDRDAGHAGVQMLVLGAAGALLQLMSDGIWGLTASAARTWLGRSPRKMALIGGTGGLAMIGLGAAVAVSGRAEQP; this is encoded by the coding sequence ATGATCGACGTCCATCAGCTGCTGGCCTTCTGCGCCATGTCCGTTCTTCTGTCCGCCATTCCCGGGCCGAGCGTGCTGTTCGTGATCGGGCGCGCCCTCGCCCATGGCCGTCGGACGGCGCTCGCCTCGGTGCTGGGCAACGCGTTGGGCGGGTGCGTGCTGGTTGCCGCGGTGGCTCTGGGAGTCGGCAGCATCGTCGAAAGGTCGGTACTCGTCTTCCAAGCGATCAAGCTGCTGGGCGCCGCCTACCTGGTGGTTCTCGGCGCGCGGGCGCTGTGGGCGAGTTGGCGGGGGCGGTCCGAGGCGGCCGATGTCGCCGCCCCGCACTCGGATGGACGGCGGTCCGTGTGGGCGGGGTTCACGGTCGGGGTGACGAATCCGAAGAGTGTCGTCTTCCTGACCGCGGTACTGCCGCAGTTCGTCGACCGCGACGCCGGCCACGCCGGCGTTCAGATGCTCGTCCTCGGCGCGGCCGGAGCTCTGCTGCAACTGATGTCCGACGGGATTTGGGGGTTGACCGCCTCCGCCGCCCGAACCTGGCTCGGCCGCTCCCCTCGCAAGATGGCACTGATCGGCGGTACCGGTGGGCTGGCCATGATCGGGCTCGGTGCGGCCGTCGCCGTGAGCGGCCGAGCCGAGCAGCCGTAG
- a CDS encoding histidine phosphatase family protein, producing MTGTAARYLYLTRHGEALPDESGLTEAGCRQAELLGKRLHKVPLTAIHHGPLNRAEQTARIIGDQLDGVPLRCSEVAGDYVPYLPTREELPPEAADAWMEFLAQLTAEEREQGPGLAPAALARFTGPVSGDVPRHELLVTHNFLVGWLVRAALGAPNWRWLGINHANAALTVIRYAPDRPPAMLLFNDTGHLPVELRWTGFPQELHV from the coding sequence ATGACCGGTACGGCCGCCCGTTACCTCTATCTGACCCGCCACGGCGAGGCGTTGCCCGACGAGAGCGGCCTGACGGAGGCGGGATGTCGCCAGGCCGAGCTGCTGGGGAAGCGGCTCCACAAGGTCCCGCTGACGGCGATCCACCACGGGCCGCTCAACCGTGCGGAACAGACGGCGCGGATCATCGGCGACCAGCTCGACGGCGTTCCGTTGCGTTGCTCCGAGGTGGCCGGGGACTACGTCCCGTATCTGCCCACACGCGAAGAGCTGCCGCCGGAGGCAGCCGACGCCTGGATGGAGTTCCTCGCCCAGTTGACGGCCGAGGAACGTGAACAGGGCCCCGGCCTCGCACCGGCCGCGCTCGCACGATTCACCGGCCCCGTGAGCGGCGACGTACCGCGCCACGAGCTCCTCGTCACCCACAACTTCCTCGTCGGCTGGCTCGTCCGAGCCGCCCTCGGCGCACCGAACTGGCGATGGCTGGGCATCAACCACGCCAACGCGGCCCTGACCGTCATCCGGTACGCACCCGACCGCCCCCCGGCGATGCTCCTCTTCAACGACACCGGCCACCTCCCCGTCGAACTCCGCTGGACCGGCTTCCCGCAGGAACTCCACGTGTGA
- a CDS encoding DUF4267 domain-containing protein — MTVTAYTLAVVLDLFVVFIGARFLLQPAPAAAGYGVPAARGGGDPAYLTIKGLRDLTFGLMGLALLAFAGARAEAWFMLLVTLVPLGDTLIVLRHGGAKAVAYGIHFATAVVVLIGAVLLFFV; from the coding sequence ATGACCGTCACCGCCTACACCCTCGCCGTCGTGCTCGACCTGTTCGTCGTGTTCATCGGGGCCCGCTTCCTCCTCCAGCCCGCACCGGCCGCCGCCGGCTATGGCGTACCCGCGGCGCGCGGTGGCGGCGACCCCGCCTACCTCACGATCAAGGGACTCAGGGACCTCACCTTCGGCCTGATGGGTCTGGCCCTGCTCGCGTTCGCCGGAGCGCGGGCCGAGGCGTGGTTCATGCTCCTCGTGACCCTGGTCCCCCTGGGCGACACACTGATAGTGCTGCGCCACGGAGGGGCGAAGGCGGTCGCGTACGGCATCCACTTCGCCACCGCCGTCGTCGTCCTCATCGGTGCCGTCCTGCTGTTCTTCGTCTGA
- a CDS encoding TetR/AcrR family transcriptional regulator: MTIQTRRERERAERERLIVEAARNLAETEGWSAVTTRRLSAEVEYSQPVLYSHFKGKDAIMAAVAVQGFAELGRDLRAARTGAPDERGALAAVAEAYTRFARRRSALYDAMFTLAVDLPFATADAPVELRTSFGELRQAVAPMAADGDDVDLLTETYWASLHGLAALTRSGRLPERAHDRRLALLVSHFSAV; the protein is encoded by the coding sequence GTGACTATTCAGACGCGCCGAGAACGCGAACGGGCAGAGCGTGAGCGGCTGATCGTGGAGGCCGCCCGGAACCTCGCGGAGACGGAGGGCTGGAGCGCGGTGACCACCCGGCGCCTCTCCGCCGAGGTCGAGTACAGCCAGCCGGTCCTCTACAGCCACTTCAAGGGCAAGGACGCCATCATGGCCGCGGTCGCGGTCCAGGGCTTCGCCGAACTGGGGCGGGACCTGCGGGCGGCCCGCACCGGCGCACCGGACGAACGGGGCGCGCTCGCCGCCGTCGCGGAGGCGTACACGCGGTTCGCACGGCGCCGGTCGGCGCTGTACGACGCCATGTTCACGCTCGCCGTGGACCTGCCCTTCGCCACGGCCGACGCTCCGGTCGAACTGCGCACGTCCTTCGGTGAACTGCGTCAGGCGGTCGCCCCGATGGCCGCCGACGGCGACGACGTCGACCTCCTCACCGAGACGTACTGGGCGAGCCTGCACGGCCTGGCCGCCCTCACCCGGAGCGGCCGCCTTCCCGAGCGCGCGCACGACCGCCGACTCGCGCTCCTGGTCTCGCACTTCAGCGCGGTCTGA